From Bacillus basilensis, a single genomic window includes:
- a CDS encoding Hsp20/alpha crystallin family protein, producing MSEEKKDSSRPPVRNYLKQIDDFFEQTPLRNVIADLNHFFQKGNRLLTFPVDLYEVGKELVVTAELPGIQKEQIQIEIQSEYLKVSVKEEILEEAEEETSHNYYRRERSISEASRLIKLPYSINKKAAKASYQNGVLEIRAPKLPQQHDILSID from the coding sequence ATGAGTGAAGAAAAAAAAGACTCTTCTCGCCCACCGGTTCGCAATTATTTAAAGCAAATTGATGATTTCTTCGAGCAAACACCACTTCGTAATGTAATCGCTGATTTAAATCATTTTTTCCAAAAAGGAAACCGTTTATTAACATTCCCTGTAGATTTATATGAAGTTGGTAAAGAACTCGTTGTTACAGCTGAACTACCAGGTATACAAAAAGAACAAATTCAAATTGAAATACAAAGTGAATACTTAAAAGTCTCTGTAAAAGAAGAGATACTAGAAGAAGCTGAAGAAGAAACATCTCATAACTATTATCGCCGGGAACGCTCCATTTCAGAAGCATCAAGATTGATTAAATTACCGTACTCCATTAATAAAAAAGCAGCGAAAGCTTCGTATCAAAATGGCGTATTAGAAATTCGAGCACCAAAACTTCCACAGCAACATGACATTTTATCCATAGACTAA
- the asnB gene encoding asparagine synthase (glutamine-hydrolyzing) has product MCGFVGCLCENPREFSEAEKHQFENMNTMIFHRGPDDEGYFRDEHVQFGFRRLSIIDLEAGHQPLTYENDRYVIIFNGEIYNYVELREMLLEKGATFATQSDTEVIIALYAHMKEKCVDYLRGMFAFMIWDREEKKLFGARDHFGIKPLYIAQQGDTTFFASEKKSIMHVMEDKGVNPTSLQHYFTYQYGPEPETLTIDVNKIEPGHYFVKEIGKEMEIHRYWKPYFNASSATKEEHIQAIRDVLYDSVKVHMRSDVPVGSFLSGGIDSSIIASIAREMNPNLLTFSVGFEQRGFSEVDVAKETAEKLGVKNHNVFISAKEFMDEFPKIIWHMDDPLADPAAVPLYFVAKEARKHVTVVLSGEGADELFGGYNIYREPNSLKMFSYIPSPGKSVLKALSGALKEGFKGKSFLERGCTPIEERYYGNAKIFREEEKAELMKYYNESVNYMDITKPLYNEIKDYDDVSKMQYIDMFTWLRGDILLKADKMTMANSLELRVPFLDKEVFDVASKIPTELKIANGTTKAILREAARGIVPDHVLDRKKLGFPVPIRHWLKDEMHDWAINIINESKTEHLIDKQYVLNLLEAHCADKGDYSRKIWTVLAFMVWHQIYVEHKYDTNKFHEETKRAYSLV; this is encoded by the coding sequence ATGTGTGGTTTTGTAGGATGTTTATGTGAAAACCCTAGAGAGTTTTCAGAAGCAGAAAAACATCAATTTGAAAATATGAACACGATGATTTTCCACCGCGGTCCAGATGACGAAGGATATTTTCGTGATGAACATGTACAATTTGGCTTCCGCCGTTTAAGTATCATTGACTTAGAGGCAGGACATCAGCCGCTAACTTATGAAAATGATCGATATGTAATTATTTTTAATGGTGAAATTTACAACTATGTAGAATTACGTGAAATGTTACTTGAAAAAGGTGCAACGTTTGCAACGCAATCTGATACAGAAGTTATCATTGCATTGTATGCACATATGAAAGAAAAATGTGTAGACTATCTTCGTGGTATGTTTGCATTTATGATTTGGGATCGTGAAGAGAAGAAACTTTTCGGGGCACGTGATCACTTCGGTATTAAACCTTTATACATCGCACAACAGGGTGATACTACATTCTTCGCATCTGAGAAGAAAAGTATTATGCATGTGATGGAAGATAAAGGCGTTAATCCAACGTCACTGCAACATTACTTTACGTACCAATATGGTCCAGAGCCAGAAACATTAACAATTGATGTTAACAAAATCGAGCCTGGTCATTATTTCGTAAAAGAAATCGGTAAAGAGATGGAAATCCATCGCTACTGGAAACCTTATTTCAATGCTTCAAGTGCAACGAAAGAGGAGCATATCCAAGCGATTCGTGATGTGCTATATGATTCTGTAAAAGTGCATATGCGTAGTGATGTACCAGTAGGTTCATTCTTATCTGGTGGTATCGATTCATCTATTATCGCTTCTATTGCAAGAGAAATGAATCCGAACCTATTGACATTCTCTGTTGGTTTTGAGCAACGTGGTTTCAGTGAAGTTGATGTTGCGAAAGAAACTGCTGAGAAATTAGGCGTTAAAAACCATAACGTATTCATTTCAGCGAAAGAGTTTATGGATGAGTTCCCAAAAATCATTTGGCATATGGATGATCCTTTAGCAGATCCAGCAGCTGTACCATTGTACTTCGTTGCAAAAGAAGCACGTAAGCATGTAACAGTTGTTCTTTCGGGTGAAGGTGCAGACGAGCTATTTGGTGGATATAACATTTATCGTGAGCCAAACTCACTAAAAATGTTCTCTTACATTCCTAGCCCAGGAAAGAGCGTCCTAAAAGCATTAAGTGGTGCTCTGAAAGAAGGCTTTAAAGGAAAGAGCTTCCTAGAGCGTGGATGTACGCCAATTGAAGAGCGTTACTATGGAAACGCGAAAATCTTCCGTGAAGAAGAGAAAGCGGAATTAATGAAGTATTACAATGAAAGTGTTAACTATATGGATATCACGAAACCATTGTATAACGAAATTAAAGATTATGATGATGTAAGCAAAATGCAATACATTGACATGTTCACATGGTTACGCGGTGACATTTTATTAAAAGCTGATAAAATGACAATGGCAAACTCATTAGAACTTCGTGTACCGTTCTTAGATAAAGAAGTATTCGATGTTGCATCTAAAATTCCAACTGAATTAAAGATTGCTAACGGAACTACGAAAGCTATTTTACGTGAAGCAGCACGCGGAATCGTTCCAGATCACGTATTAGATCGTAAGAAACTTGGATTCCCAGTACCAATTCGTCACTGGTTAAAAGACGAAATGCATGATTGGGCTATCAATATTATAAACGAGAGTAAAACAGAGCATTTAATCGACAAACAGTATGTATTAAACTTACTGGAAGCACATTGTGCAGATAAAGGCGATTATAGCCGTAAAATTTGGACTGTACTTGCGTTTATGGTATGGCACCAAATTTATGTTGAGCATAAATACGATACGAATAAGTTCCACGAAGAAACGAAACGTGCGTATAGCTTAGTTTAA
- a CDS encoding GNAT family N-acetyltransferase, with protein sequence MITFEKVTVENESVVKEMFRSHSLSEKEVQYCVKVDDTYIGVIDYRVQEESAILSQLIIHFDYQSYGYGTNTYFTFETMMKERNVKEIKVLQTELTEQAKSFIESFGFNEEDGIYVKKI encoded by the coding sequence ATGATTACGTTTGAGAAAGTTACTGTAGAAAATGAAAGCGTTGTTAAAGAAATGTTTCGCTCACATAGTTTAAGTGAGAAAGAAGTACAGTATTGTGTGAAAGTCGATGATACATATATTGGTGTAATAGATTATCGTGTTCAAGAGGAGAGTGCGATTTTATCTCAGCTAATTATTCACTTTGATTATCAAAGTTACGGTTATGGAACAAATACGTATTTTACATTTGAAACGATGATGAAAGAAAGAAATGTGAAAGAGATAAAGGTATTACAAACGGAATTAACGGAACAAGCAAAATCTTTCATTGAGAGCTTTGGTTTTAATGAGGAAGATGGAATATATGTGAAGAAAATATAA
- a CDS encoding phosphatase PAP2 family protein, whose translation MYNIDMLFLEWMTSLEGSVLTTFFKLISSIANETLYLVVISILYWCVSKRKAFHMIVMLCFSGYIGIVAKEFMKIPRPYTYDGIQALYEKSVASYSFPSMHVQLATTFWGSFMILCKKRIIWIIGIIFIIFIATSRLYLRVHWLSDIIGAVLISVIVVYLYTKVTVELSDRKFILLQRIVLVVSIIMYFLTDQIDNFKLLGVLTGSTIGIMLENHFIKMNETNNLKIQVSKTVLGLSILLVVQLLLKKVIPDMYYLRYVLTGMTITFLCPLIFHMLRLNNMSSK comes from the coding sequence ATGTATAATATTGATATGTTGTTTCTTGAATGGATGACCAGTCTGGAAGGAAGTGTACTTACAACATTTTTTAAACTTATATCCAGTATTGCAAATGAAACGTTGTATTTAGTTGTAATTTCGATTTTATATTGGTGCGTTTCTAAAAGAAAAGCATTTCATATGATTGTTATGCTTTGTTTCTCTGGATATATAGGGATAGTGGCAAAAGAATTTATGAAAATCCCAAGACCGTATACATATGACGGAATTCAAGCTTTATATGAAAAATCAGTCGCAAGTTATTCTTTTCCAAGTATGCACGTCCAGTTAGCGACAACATTTTGGGGCTCATTCATGATTTTATGTAAAAAGAGAATCATTTGGATCATTGGAATTATTTTTATTATATTTATTGCTACTTCTCGTCTATATTTACGTGTACATTGGCTCAGTGATATAATAGGTGCCGTTTTAATTAGTGTCATAGTTGTTTATTTATATACGAAAGTAACAGTGGAATTAAGTGATAGGAAATTTATATTGTTACAACGAATTGTATTGGTAGTTTCAATCATTATGTATTTTTTGACGGACCAAATAGATAATTTTAAATTGCTAGGAGTTTTGACAGGTTCTACAATTGGTATCATGCTAGAAAATCATTTTATTAAAATGAATGAAACTAATAATTTAAAAATACAAGTGTCAAAAACAGTATTGGGTCTTAGTATCTTGTTAGTGGTACAGCTCCTATTAAAAAAAGTAATACCTGATATGTATTATTTACGTTATGTATTGACTGGAATGACAATTACTTTCTTATGTCCACTTATTTTTCACATGTTACGGTTAAATAATATGAGCAGTAAATAA
- a CDS encoding ABC transporter substrate-binding protein, producing MIRTKNMLIFCIMLLTIIIAGCSKEEKKENDTSAKAKDSYTIKHAMGETTVNGTPKRVVVLTNEGAEALLTVGVTPVGTTKPRAGDEWYPHVAKELKNTKVVGTERDINLEAVMKLQPDLIIGNKMRHEKIYEQLKEIAPTVYAETLRGDWKENFTLYTKAVNKEKEGQNALNDYKKRIAGIREQLGDKINSKVSIIRFVPGDVRIYQKNSFSGVVLNDIGFKRPPLQDKDEFAIKGITKEQIPNMDGDYLFYFTSDKDADKNNEGNTLAKEWTEDPLFKQLQASKDNKVFQVDEVIWNTAGGIVAANLMLDDIEKYFLK from the coding sequence ATGATACGCACTAAAAATATGCTTATATTTTGTATTATGCTACTAACAATCATAATCGCAGGGTGTAGTAAAGAAGAAAAGAAAGAAAATGATACATCAGCTAAAGCAAAAGATTCATATACGATAAAACATGCAATGGGCGAAACGACAGTAAATGGTACGCCAAAAAGAGTTGTTGTTTTAACAAATGAAGGCGCTGAGGCACTTTTAACTGTTGGAGTAACGCCAGTTGGAACGACAAAACCAAGAGCTGGTGATGAATGGTATCCTCATGTAGCGAAAGAGCTAAAAAATACGAAAGTAGTAGGAACTGAGCGTGACATTAATTTAGAAGCAGTAATGAAGCTTCAGCCGGATTTAATTATCGGAAATAAAATGCGTCACGAAAAAATATACGAGCAGTTAAAAGAAATCGCGCCAACAGTATATGCTGAAACATTACGCGGTGATTGGAAAGAAAACTTTACACTTTATACAAAAGCTGTAAATAAAGAAAAAGAAGGACAAAATGCTCTTAATGATTATAAAAAGCGTATTGCAGGAATAAGAGAACAATTAGGCGATAAAATTAATTCTAAAGTTTCAATTATTCGCTTCGTCCCTGGTGATGTTCGTATATATCAAAAAAATTCATTCTCAGGCGTTGTATTAAATGATATTGGATTTAAACGACCACCACTACAAGATAAAGATGAATTTGCAATTAAAGGAATTACAAAAGAGCAAATTCCAAATATGGACGGGGACTATTTATTCTATTTCACATCGGATAAAGATGCGGATAAAAATAATGAAGGAAACACGTTAGCGAAAGAATGGACAGAAGATCCATTATTTAAGCAGTTACAGGCTTCTAAAGATAATAAAGTATTCCAAGTAGATGAAGTGATTTGGAATACAGCAGGTGGTATTGTAGCTGCAAACCTTATGTTAGATGATATTGAAAAATATTTTCTGAAGTAA
- the dat gene encoding D-amino-acid transaminase, with protein MEATHKDWILFNGRIVNTKEEQPMIPLEERGFQFGDGIYEVFRLYDGKPHLLDLHLERFFNSMEEIKLIPPFTKEELVEELHQMIEKNQFQEDGNVYLQISRGAQPRNHVYESDLQPTYFANLVSFPRPVASMEAGIKVTVEEDIRWKFCHIKSLNLLPNIMIKNKINEQGYQEAILVRDGIVTEGCHSNFFIVKNNKLITHPADNFILHGITRHYVITLANELHIDVEEREFSLQEVYEADECFFTATPLEIFPVVQIGDEQFGNGERGPITKKLQVAYEESIRLFKVMN; from the coding sequence ATGGAAGCTACTCATAAAGATTGGATTTTGTTTAACGGGAGAATTGTAAATACGAAGGAAGAACAACCGATGATTCCATTAGAGGAGAGAGGCTTTCAATTTGGTGACGGTATATACGAGGTATTTAGACTATATGATGGGAAACCACATCTATTAGATTTACATTTGGAACGATTCTTTAATTCTATGGAAGAAATAAAATTAATTCCACCGTTTACGAAGGAAGAGTTGGTGGAAGAGTTACATCAAATGATTGAAAAAAATCAATTTCAAGAAGATGGGAATGTATATTTGCAAATATCAAGAGGGGCTCAACCACGTAATCATGTATATGAGTCAGACTTACAACCGACATATTTTGCAAATCTTGTTTCGTTTCCAAGACCAGTTGCTTCAATGGAAGCAGGAATCAAGGTAACAGTAGAAGAAGATATAAGATGGAAGTTTTGCCATATAAAATCATTAAATCTTCTTCCTAATATCATGATTAAAAATAAAATAAATGAACAAGGCTATCAAGAAGCGATATTAGTACGAGATGGCATTGTTACTGAAGGGTGTCATTCGAATTTCTTTATTGTGAAAAATAATAAATTGATTACACACCCAGCTGACAATTTCATTCTACACGGCATTACACGTCACTACGTTATTACATTAGCGAATGAGTTACATATTGATGTAGAAGAACGAGAATTTTCACTACAAGAAGTATATGAGGCTGATGAGTGCTTCTTTACAGCGACACCACTTGAAATATTCCCAGTCGTTCAAATTGGTGACGAGCAGTTTGGAAACGGCGAGAGAGGACCGATTACAAAGAAACTCCAAGTGGCATATGAAGAAAGTATTAGATTGTTTAAAGTTATGAACTAA
- a CDS encoding nitroreductase family protein, which produces MNYEDFKEVIHGRRSVRKFTEQEVSTSDIKEIIDCARYAPSDTNSQTWEFLVIMNREKIKEIEQMTWDALHKLAAKAAENGEEKAGKLLTRSFGPYATAFSEAPVLIVCLATPYESKFREKIFDPIAFVPDSVWEEEGIKSSCLAAQNLMLAAHAKGLGTCPMTGPVLLAQGELRQYLQIEPEKQINMVISLGFPKDKPKKLPRKEVDEITTFVF; this is translated from the coding sequence ATGAATTATGAAGATTTTAAAGAAGTAATTCACGGTAGACGAAGTGTTAGAAAGTTCACAGAACAAGAAGTATCCACTAGTGATATAAAAGAAATTATTGATTGTGCTCGTTATGCACCGAGTGATACGAACTCACAAACTTGGGAATTCTTGGTCATTATGAACCGAGAAAAAATTAAAGAAATTGAACAAATGACATGGGATGCATTACATAAACTTGCGGCAAAAGCGGCAGAAAACGGAGAAGAGAAAGCAGGGAAATTACTTACACGTTCTTTCGGACCATATGCAACAGCTTTCTCGGAGGCACCAGTATTAATTGTATGTTTGGCAACGCCATATGAATCAAAGTTTCGTGAAAAAATATTTGATCCAATTGCTTTTGTTCCAGATTCAGTTTGGGAAGAAGAAGGAATTAAGAGTAGCTGTTTAGCGGCACAAAACTTAATGTTGGCTGCACATGCGAAGGGGCTTGGTACTTGCCCAATGACAGGACCTGTATTGTTAGCTCAAGGTGAACTACGACAATATTTACAAATTGAGCCTGAAAAACAAATAAATATGGTTATTTCACTCGGTTTTCCGAAAGATAAGCCGAAGAAACTTCCAAGAAAAGAAGTAGATGAGATTACAACATTTGTTTTTTAA
- a CDS encoding cysteine hydrolase family protein: MKRALINIDYTYDFVAEKGALTCGKPGQEIEKEIVQITKQYIENGDYVVFAIDKHEENDVYHPESKLFPPHNIAGTNGRELFGELQDVYETYKNAENVYYMDKTRYSAFAGTDLEMKLRERGIEEVHLVGVCTDICVLHTAVDAYNKGFKIVVFEKAVASFNAQGHEYALGHFKSCLDAEVK; encoded by the coding sequence ATGAAGCGAGCTCTTATAAATATTGATTATACATATGATTTTGTAGCTGAAAAAGGTGCTCTAACTTGCGGTAAGCCGGGCCAAGAAATTGAGAAAGAAATTGTACAAATAACGAAGCAATATATTGAAAATGGAGATTACGTTGTCTTTGCGATTGATAAACATGAAGAAAATGATGTATATCATCCAGAATCAAAATTATTCCCGCCTCATAATATAGCTGGCACAAATGGAAGAGAGTTGTTTGGTGAATTACAAGATGTATACGAAACATATAAAAATGCTGAGAATGTATATTATATGGATAAAACACGATATAGCGCATTTGCAGGGACAGACTTAGAGATGAAGTTAAGAGAAAGAGGAATTGAAGAGGTTCATCTTGTAGGGGTATGTACTGATATTTGTGTTCTTCACACAGCAGTAGACGCTTATAATAAAGGATTTAAAATTGTTGTTTTTGAAAAGGCAGTTGCATCTTTTAATGCACAAGGTCATGAATATGCACTTGGACATTTTAAATCTTGTTTAGACGCAGAAGTGAAGTGA
- a CDS encoding NUDIX hydrolase codes for MGYIEELREVIGSRPLNLAGVAVAVFNKQGQILLQQRRNGIWGVPGGFIELGESTEEAGRREVLEETGIEIGTLQLISVFSGKEFFVKLPNGDEFYPITIAYLCKDLTGGTLKADGIESLHVQFFDINALPEKISPFLKKLIEQNVVSI; via the coding sequence ATGGGGTATATCGAAGAACTAAGAGAAGTTATTGGATCAAGACCACTCAATCTAGCAGGAGTTGCTGTAGCTGTTTTCAATAAACAAGGACAAATATTACTTCAACAAAGACGAAATGGAATTTGGGGTGTCCCTGGTGGATTCATTGAACTAGGTGAATCAACAGAGGAAGCAGGAAGACGAGAAGTGCTCGAAGAAACAGGGATTGAAATAGGAACTTTACAGTTAATAAGCGTATTTTCTGGAAAAGAATTTTTTGTGAAATTACCGAACGGGGATGAATTTTACCCTATAACGATCGCATATCTTTGCAAAGACCTTACAGGCGGTACGTTAAAAGCTGATGGAATTGAATCATTACATGTACAATTTTTTGATATAAATGCGTTACCAGAAAAAATAAGTCCGTTCCTAAAAAAACTAATCGAGCAAAATGTCGTTTCTATTTAA
- a CDS encoding mechanosensitive ion channel family protein — MSLLTYTEEFFNYVREFLLLRFLLFALVLIIISFVINRIIDWFFRKSSFFDEEVEQTIQSVIRSIFRYIIIISLIIYLISQFVDIKSIIAGAGIAGVVIGFAAQQMLKDVILGFARLADKEFRVGDFVTFNGTNSGTIEEISIRFMQIREWSGKLLTIPHGEIRTIQNFNKGWMRVIERITVSYQEDPTRVKELLEEVCVNCNEKLAPSLYKVDDEAVEPFKYVGVTDLNPNLKYVGYEFCITGLIKPEDYFETSRQVRFELMSMFHKNQVQMPAANMVVTTESLQHIHSGQSLSDS; from the coding sequence ATGAGTTTATTAACGTATACTGAAGAATTTTTTAATTATGTACGGGAGTTTTTGCTTTTAAGATTTTTACTATTTGCTTTAGTTCTGATCATTATTTCTTTTGTAATAAACCGCATTATTGATTGGTTTTTTAGGAAATCAAGCTTTTTTGATGAAGAGGTAGAGCAAACGATTCAAAGTGTGATTCGATCTATTTTTAGATATATTATTATCATCAGTCTAATCATATATTTAATTAGCCAATTTGTAGATATAAAAAGTATCATTGCAGGTGCAGGGATAGCGGGGGTTGTTATCGGTTTTGCTGCACAACAGATGTTGAAAGATGTTATATTAGGCTTTGCGAGATTAGCGGACAAAGAGTTTCGTGTTGGCGATTTTGTTACTTTTAACGGAACAAACTCAGGAACGATTGAGGAAATTAGTATTCGTTTTATGCAAATTCGTGAATGGTCAGGAAAACTCCTTACCATACCACATGGAGAGATTAGAACGATACAAAATTTTAATAAAGGCTGGATGCGAGTAATTGAACGGATTACGGTAAGTTATCAGGAAGATCCTACAAGAGTAAAGGAATTGTTAGAAGAAGTTTGTGTTAATTGTAATGAAAAATTGGCTCCAAGTCTTTATAAAGTAGATGATGAAGCTGTTGAACCATTTAAATATGTTGGTGTTACAGATTTAAACCCGAATCTGAAATACGTTGGATATGAATTTTGTATTACAGGTTTAATAAAGCCAGAAGATTATTTTGAAACTTCTAGACAAGTAAGATTTGAATTAATGTCTATGTTCCATAAGAATCAAGTACAAATGCCAGCAGCCAATATGGTTGTTACTACTGAAAGTTTACAGCATATCCACAGTGGGCAATCTTTATCGGACAGCTAA
- a CDS encoding sensor histidine kinase — MHRLEALKAIAELLNEATDLQDMLEKVLHTLLQVMNLQTGWIFFIDESGKHRMLVDQNLPPALTWQEKKPMCEGDCWCVERFVNGRLEKATNIIECKRIEDAIECNWGDTEDVTHHATIPLRSGSEKFGLLNVASPQKTHFSEEELALLESIAFQIGTTIQRIQLVEKERKYVVVAERNRLARDLHDSVKQLLFSIMLTAKGTLNMTQDRDLQEMLSYIGELSQEALQEMTLLIWQLRPEGLEKGLAEAIKNYGKLLGVHVEVRIDGMVSIGDEIEEVLWRISQEAIHNCKKHASCEKVNVLLKIENNQLYFYIEDNGIGFIQDHVRESALGLKSMKERIQLMRGSFQIKTELKKGTKIEIQLPV, encoded by the coding sequence ATGCATCGTTTAGAAGCATTAAAAGCAATTGCTGAATTATTAAATGAAGCAACAGATTTACAAGACATGTTAGAAAAAGTGTTACATACATTGTTACAAGTTATGAATTTACAAACAGGGTGGATCTTTTTTATTGATGAAAGTGGAAAGCACCGTATGCTTGTAGATCAAAACTTACCACCAGCTCTTACGTGGCAAGAGAAAAAGCCGATGTGTGAAGGAGACTGCTGGTGTGTAGAGCGTTTTGTAAATGGCAGATTGGAAAAAGCGACAAATATTATTGAATGTAAGCGAATAGAGGATGCGATTGAATGTAATTGGGGAGATACCGAAGATGTTACGCATCATGCGACAATTCCCCTTAGATCTGGATCGGAGAAGTTTGGTCTATTAAATGTCGCCTCTCCTCAAAAAACACATTTTTCAGAGGAAGAATTAGCATTATTAGAATCGATTGCATTTCAAATAGGAACGACAATACAACGTATTCAGTTAGTGGAAAAAGAACGTAAATACGTAGTGGTAGCTGAAAGAAATCGACTTGCACGTGATTTACATGATTCAGTAAAACAATTGTTATTTTCTATTATGCTAACAGCAAAAGGTACTCTAAATATGACACAAGATAGAGACTTGCAAGAGATGTTGAGCTATATTGGAGAATTATCACAGGAAGCATTACAAGAGATGACACTTTTGATTTGGCAATTAAGACCGGAAGGATTAGAGAAAGGTTTAGCAGAAGCAATTAAAAATTACGGAAAGTTGTTAGGGGTTCACGTGGAAGTTCGAATTGATGGAATGGTTTCAATTGGAGATGAAATAGAAGAAGTTTTATGGCGTATTAGTCAAGAAGCAATACATAATTGTAAAAAACATGCTTCATGTGAAAAGGTAAATGTTCTTTTGAAAATAGAAAATAATCAGCTGTATTTTTACATAGAGGATAACGGAATAGGATTTATACAAGATCACGTAAGAGAGTCAGCGCTCGGCTTAAAAAGTATGAAGGAACGTATTCAGTTAATGAGGGGATCATTTCAAATAAAAACTGAGCTGAAAAAGGGTACGAAAATTGAAATTCAATTGCCGGTTTGA
- a CDS encoding response regulator transcription factor, protein MKIKLLLVEDHHIVRRGLVFFLKTREEFEIVGEAENGEEALTFVRTERPDVVLMDLSMPKMDGIEATKRIKQYDETIKILILSSFSEQDYVLPALEAGADGYQLKEVQPEQLVASIIAVHQGNTNFHPKVTPALLGRSAVKKEKENHFSMLTKREQEVLREIAKGRSNKEIAAELHITEQTVKTHVSNVLAKLEVDDRTQAALYAVKHGEK, encoded by the coding sequence TTGAAAATTAAATTACTACTAGTTGAGGATCATCATATCGTTCGAAGAGGACTTGTATTCTTTTTGAAAACGAGAGAAGAATTTGAAATAGTTGGGGAAGCAGAAAATGGTGAAGAGGCATTAACATTTGTCCGAACGGAAAGACCAGATGTAGTATTAATGGATCTATCAATGCCGAAGATGGATGGTATTGAAGCAACAAAACGAATAAAACAATATGATGAAACAATAAAGATACTTATATTAAGTAGTTTTTCAGAGCAAGATTATGTTTTACCAGCACTAGAAGCTGGAGCAGATGGTTATCAATTAAAAGAAGTGCAACCTGAACAACTTGTTGCTTCTATTATTGCAGTACACCAAGGAAATACGAATTTTCATCCGAAAGTAACACCAGCACTATTAGGACGGTCAGCAGTTAAGAAGGAAAAAGAAAACCATTTTTCGATGTTAACGAAAAGAGAGCAAGAGGTACTTCGTGAAATTGCGAAAGGAAGAAGTAATAAGGAAATTGCAGCAGAGCTTCATATTACAGAACAAACTGTGAAAACACATGTTTCAAATGTTTTAGCTAAATTGGAAGTAGATGATCGTACGCAAGCTGCATTGTACGCAGTGAAACACGGGGAGAAATAA
- a CDS encoding MurR/RpiR family transcriptional regulator: MPGTRSGIGKIQASLNGLSPKLRSIAEHILKHPQDVVHKSITELAEVTNSSEATIFRLCKHLGLQGFQDLKITLAREIVHTPMQNIHEEVSAEDSMVTVAKKVFHSHITGLQDTLHLLNDTALEQAVKALQEANRIEFYGNGGSGIIAMDAYHKFMRTGISCIAHTDSHFQIMGAGLLSENSVVIAISHSGSNKGLLEALEIARARGAKIIAITSYQKSALSQLADITLYTSTRETEFRTEASSSRLAQLSLLDTLYVGLSLQRQEETLQNLQSIRETISMKRI; encoded by the coding sequence ATGCCTGGAACAAGAAGTGGGATTGGAAAAATTCAGGCTTCGTTAAACGGTTTGTCACCGAAATTGCGAAGTATTGCCGAACATATTTTGAAACATCCACAAGATGTTGTACATAAATCTATTACTGAATTAGCAGAAGTTACGAATAGTTCCGAAGCTACGATATTCCGCTTATGTAAACACCTTGGTTTGCAAGGATTTCAAGATTTAAAGATTACATTAGCTCGTGAAATTGTACATACACCGATGCAAAATATTCATGAAGAAGTATCAGCAGAAGATAGTATGGTAACTGTTGCTAAAAAAGTTTTTCATTCGCATATTACAGGACTGCAAGATACATTACATTTGTTAAATGACACAGCATTAGAGCAAGCTGTAAAAGCTTTGCAAGAAGCAAATCGAATCGAGTTTTATGGAAATGGTGGCTCTGGTATTATTGCGATGGATGCGTATCATAAGTTTATGAGAACGGGTATTTCATGTATCGCTCATACTGATTCGCATTTTCAAATTATGGGAGCAGGTTTACTCTCGGAAAATTCAGTTGTTATCGCTATTTCTCATTCTGGTAGCAATAAAGGATTACTTGAAGCATTAGAAATAGCGAGAGCAAGAGGAGCTAAAATTATTGCGATTACGAGCTATCAGAAATCGGCATTAAGTCAACTTGCTGATATAACGCTCTATACTTCAACACGTGAGACAGAATTCCGCACAGAAGCAAGTTCATCAAGATTAGCACAGTTAAGTTTGTTAGATACTTTATACGTTGGTTTATCGTTACAACGCCAAGAAGAAACATTGCAAAATTTACAAAGTATACGTGAAACAATTTCGATGAAACGAATATAA